A stretch of Halichondria panicea chromosome 1, odHalPani1.1, whole genome shotgun sequence DNA encodes these proteins:
- the LOC135347297 gene encoding uncharacterized protein LOC135347297: MEVLKIPHSSPGTVHTFAFSMEANNNLFIKENMSVKDGIPVEFKSTAILSTTSLYLFLTVIHFLLLLIGAFCKVKVFVSRKKSLVVSMVILLVLLFICISSLFVFGIIFYGTQCSPVRMTLRDSMLDTMLVISCLGITILITIWSFIGHGVYNHRKFTLRFENKDTCIVTTPSRKSPPSTLPKQSKSGQHSNSVLYDEVDLAKVKGNVSDMIEVELKANESYGHTDKSITTACPTYATPECNSQKDLSLSHQYSKIKVKPKAKRRSEHPELINIEQEQILLKSNQSYGQLTGVVGQIGGGCELLHEYDYVDPLSQ, translated from the exons ATGGAAGTGTTGAAAATTCCACATTCAAGTCCTGGTACAGTCCACACATTTGCGTTTTCAATGGAGGCAAATAACAATTTATTTATCAAAGAAAATATGTCTGTTAAAG aTGGAATCCCTGTTGAGTTTAAATCAACTGCCATTCTTAGCACAACTTCACTGTACCTTTTCTTGACGGTCATTCATTTCTTATTACTACTTATCGGAG CTTTTTGTAAGGTGAAGGTGTTTGTCTCTAGAAAGAAATCTCTTGTTGTTTCTATGGTGATCCTACTCGTACTGCTTTTCATTTGCATTTCTTCACTATTTGTCTTTGGGATCATTTTCTATG GTACACAATGCAGTCCAGTTAGGATGACACTTCGCGACAGTATGCTTGATACAATGTTAGTCATTTCATGTTTGGGAATAACAATTTTGATTACTATTTGGAGCTTTATCGGACACGGAGTGTACAACCATCGTA AATTCACATTGCGATTTGAAAACAAAGATACTTG CATAGTTACAACACCTAGCAGAAAAAGTCCACCCTCCACACTTCCCAAACAAAGTAAATCAGGTCAGCATTCCAACAGTGTTTTGTACGATGAGGTTGATCTAGCAAAAGTCAAAGGCAATGTCTCGGATATGATAGAAGTTGAGTTAAAAGCTAACGAGTCTTACGGGCACACAGACAAGAGTATTACGACTGCTTGCCCAACATATGCTACTCCAGAATGCAACAGCCAAAAAGATTTATCATTGAGTCACCAGTACAGCAAAATCAAAGTGAAACCGAAAGCAAAGAGAAGGAGTGAGCATCCTGAGCTAATAAATATTGAGCAGGAGCAGATATTGCTGAAGTCTAACCAGTCGTATGGTCAGCTAACAGGTGTTGTGGGTCAGATAGGAGGGGGATGTGAACTACTACACGAGTACGACTACGTGGATCCTTTAAGTCAGTAG
- the LOC135342800 gene encoding uncharacterized protein LOC135342800 gives MALPSDVHVVDVLMKNENSSADMIEIMQHQQSFIPENFPKGHRIMSGGDHLTCERQIAAQHHLSDGDTQREHLELIEPQVEDWHALMNFMLGIWKKLFKDSARDHGTLRQLCGLLGRHPAAKDPKKDMNACVDFLMAVVKGHYIAAACLILGIEAPVRDCQYTKPQCKSVVDKCGLVDNALLLKDDATEDEHKDGIHSYNCLCHFASLVIEFLDAWSEGDGDRICRCWKIFMLHFHEGKQTKYALQALRIQFQLVELSPSLAHQLKWNRFVNYKGGRGTNIPCDLHNEHINRSVKGIINHMGAPK, from the exons ATGGCCTTACCATCTGATGTACATGTCGTTGATGTTTTGATGAAAAATGAGAACAGTAGTGCTGATATGATTGAGATAATGCAACATCAACAGAGCTTCATTCCAGAAAACTTTCCCAAGGGACATCGGATCATGTCTGGAGGAGACCACCTGACTTGTGAGAGGCAAATAGCAGCTCAGCACCACCTTAGTGATGGGGACACACAGAGGGAACACCTGGAGCTAATAGAGCCTCAAGTTGAGGATTGGCACGCATTAATGAATTTCATGTTG gGTATTTGGAAGAAATTGTTCAAAGACTCAGCACGAGACCATGGCACCCTGAGACAGCTCTGTGGTCTTCTTGGCCGGCACCCAGCAGCGAAGGACCCTAAAAAGGATATGAATGCCTGTGTTGATTTCCTGATGGCTGTGGTGAAGGGTCACTATATTGCTGCGGCTTGTCTGATTCTTGGAATCGAAGCCCCAGTCAGAGATTGCCAATATACCAAACCCCAA TGTAAGAGCGTGGTGGACAAGTGTGGACTAGTTGATAATGCACTCCTTTTAAAAGATGACGCAACCGAAGATGAACATAAGGATGGTATACACAGTTATAATTGTCTATGCCATTTTGCATCTTTGGTGATCGAATTTCTAGATGCATGGTCAGAAGGTGATGGCGACCGAATATGCAGATGTTGGAAGATCTTTATGCTCCATTTTCATGAAGGAAAGCAGACGAAGTACGCATTACAAGCGTTGCGTATTCAGTTTCAACTGGTTGAACTTTCACCTTCATTAGCACATCAACTTAAATGGAATCGTTTCGTAAATTACAAAGGAGGTAGAGGAACAAACATACCGTGTGATCTGCACAATGAACACATAAATAGAAGCGTGAAAGGTATTATTAACCATATGGGTGCACCTAAGTGA
- the LOC135347313 gene encoding uncharacterized protein LOC135347313, with protein sequence MDQQHPMGQYAYSYGNVWPEYQWSPEQLPVTSHQPRQDDLKYRVRIINQKLKKDSIVVDWHGISNKFSSILELKQKLISTLSKYVPPASAIDEFNVGYFHGRPQVKSWILSEEDLKAMYTNAGDKEILLWCDGQVQVTSTSDRKRKQDDAETESVPKRAASSASGEEAELQEHVHELQNIHGDKYDYGDYRIWARMIKNHQWKDKDTPPNIPMIRGKVSRKGKHDVVDTLANAAVAIVKALRPSSPDVNPSVTAAASCSTLGMSPGKKVQLRSQYLKQLKEIQNLRDENVLSIDEFQAEKYTILTTLRELK encoded by the exons ATGGACCAACAACACCCCATGGGACAGTATGCCTACTCATATGGTAATGTTTGGCCGGAGTATCAGTGGTCTCCAGAACAGCTACCTGTGACCAGTCATCAGCCTAGACAG GATGACTTGAAGTACCGTGTTCGAATTATTAACCAAAAGTTAAAGAAGGACTCGATTGTAGTTGATTGGCATGGTATCTCTAACAAGTTTTCATCGATACTTGAACTGAAACAAAAGCTTATCAGTACTCTCAGTAAGTATGTCCCTCCTGCATCTGCAATAGATGAGTTTAATGTTGGGTACTTCCATGGACGTCCTCAAGTAAAGAGCTGGATTTTATCGGAAGAAGATTTAAAAGCCATGTACACAAATGCTGGTGACAAAGAGATCTTGCTGTGGTGTGATGGACAAGTGCAGGTTACATCAACTTCTGATCGTAAGCGAAAACAAGACGATGCTGAAACGGAGAGTGTGCCTAAACGTGCTGCTAGCAGTGCTTCTGGAGAAGAAGCAGAGCTTCAAGAACACGTTCATGAATTACAAAACATTCATGGAGACAAATATGACTATGGTGACTACAGAATCTGGGCGAGAATGATTAAAAATCATCAATGGAAAGACAAAGATACTCCTCCAAACATCCCTATGATTAGAGGGAAAGTTTCTCGTAAAGGCAAACATGATGTAGTTGATACTCTGGCTAATGCTGCTGTTGCTATCGTGAAAGCTTTAAGGCCATCATCTCCTGACGTAAACCCCAGTGTTACTGCTGCTGCATCATGTAGTACACTTGGGATGTCACCTGGTAAAAAAGTACAGCTACGGTCCCAGTACCTCAAACAACTCAAGGAGATTCAGAACCTTCGAGATGAAAATGTTCTAAGTATTGATGAGTTTCAAGCTGAAAAATATACTATCTTAACGACATTACGTGAACTTAAGTAA